One region of Skermanella mucosa genomic DNA includes:
- the ddpX gene encoding D-alanyl-D-alanine dipeptidase produces the protein MTLLEIASPDVDIDLIYATPANITGRAIYRRAVCLLHPDAAAALDRAARLALGQGCRLRIYDAFRPVEAQWSLWRAFPDPEFIADPRQGSTHARGVAVDLTLAGADGTPLDMGTPFDDLTPLSHHGNTAVPPAAQANRSRLLGIMAAAGWRHYASEWWHYQLPDAERYPLLWDGAVGGRMM, from the coding sequence ATGACGTTGTTAGAGATTGCGTCGCCCGATGTCGATATCGACCTGATTTACGCGACCCCGGCCAACATCACCGGGCGGGCGATCTATCGCCGGGCGGTCTGCCTGCTGCATCCCGACGCCGCGGCGGCGCTCGACCGGGCGGCCCGCCTGGCCCTGGGCCAGGGATGCCGGCTCAGGATCTACGACGCGTTCCGTCCGGTGGAGGCGCAGTGGAGCCTGTGGCGCGCCTTCCCGGACCCGGAATTCATCGCCGACCCGCGTCAGGGCTCCACCCACGCGCGCGGCGTCGCGGTCGACCTGACGCTGGCCGGTGCCGACGGCACGCCGCTCGACATGGGGACGCCGTTCGACGACCTGACGCCCCTGTCGCACCACGGCAACACGGCGGTGCCGCCGGCGGCGCAGGCCAATCGCAGCAGGCTGCTGGGCATCATGGCGGCGGCGGGCTGGCGGCACTATGCGTCCGAATGGTGGCACTACCAGCTCCCCGACGCCGAACGCTATCCCCTGCTGTGGGACGGCGCCGTCGGCGGCCGGATGATGTGA
- the tsaB gene encoding tRNA (adenosine(37)-N6)-threonylcarbamoyltransferase complex dimerization subunit type 1 TsaB — protein MKILGMDSATGACSAALWSDGAVAARRFAAMDRGQSEALIPMVQAVLEESRLTFGQLDGLGVTVGPGAFTGLRIGLAAARGIALASGLPLVGVTSFEAVAHGVPAPERSGCALLIALESRREDIFVQSFDSELNPLGAPRAARPEDLELADGPLLVAGDASARLAAALASRREGLPAGLRFAEGPGLPDAAHVARLVALRGLAGALGGPPQPLYLRPPDVTLPPPRTR, from the coding sequence ATGAAGATCCTCGGCATGGACAGCGCCACCGGCGCCTGTTCGGCGGCGCTCTGGTCCGACGGCGCCGTGGCCGCACGGCGCTTCGCCGCGATGGACCGCGGCCAGTCCGAGGCCCTGATCCCCATGGTCCAGGCCGTGCTGGAAGAATCCCGCCTGACGTTCGGACAGCTCGACGGGCTCGGCGTCACGGTCGGCCCCGGAGCTTTCACCGGGCTGCGGATCGGGCTGGCCGCGGCGCGCGGGATCGCCCTGGCTTCCGGGCTGCCGCTGGTCGGCGTCACCAGCTTCGAGGCGGTCGCCCACGGCGTTCCGGCACCGGAACGATCGGGATGTGCGCTGCTGATCGCCCTGGAGTCGCGGCGAGAGGATATTTTCGTCCAATCATTCGATAGCGAACTTAATCCGCTCGGCGCTCCCCGCGCAGCAAGGCCCGAGGATCTGGAGCTTGCCGACGGCCCCCTGCTGGTGGCGGGCGACGCCTCCGCCCGTTTGGCCGCCGCCCTCGCTTCGCGGCGGGAAGGGTTGCCCGCCGGCCTCCGCTTCGCCGAGGGGCCGGGACTTCCCGACGCCGCCCACGTGGCCCGGCTGGTGGCCCTGCGCGGCCTCGCCGGCGCCCTGGGAGGCCCCCCCCAGCCCTTATATCTACGCCCGCCCGACGTCACGCTGCCCCCGCCCCGCACGCGATGA
- a CDS encoding GNAT family N-acetyltransferase: protein MFAFLADAGAPEERQPVGFVLARVAAGEGEIITIGIDSAARRAGAGGALLDAAADTARDCGAESLFLEVAEDNNPALRLYRRRGFLEIGRRPNYYRRIDGAVAAIVMKLELFQLNTNHS from the coding sequence ATGTTCGCCTTCCTCGCCGACGCCGGCGCGCCGGAGGAACGGCAGCCCGTCGGCTTCGTCCTGGCCCGCGTCGCGGCCGGGGAAGGAGAGATTATCACGATCGGCATAGACTCCGCGGCGCGGCGCGCCGGCGCCGGCGGGGCGCTGCTCGACGCGGCGGCGGACACGGCTCGGGACTGCGGCGCCGAAAGTCTGTTCCTGGAGGTCGCCGAGGACAACAACCCGGCCCTTCGTCTGTATAGAAGACGGGGATTTCTCGAAATTGGTCGCAGACCCAACTATTACCGCCGAATAGACGGAGCAGTCGCGGCTATTGTCATGAAGTTGGAACTATTCCAACTTAATACGAACCATAGTTAA
- a CDS encoding sulfurtransferase TusA family protein, translating into MSADYFLDITADVCPLTFVRTKLRIERMASGETLEVRLNAGEPLENVPRSLIELGHSVQGPEPENASASEGVHRLWVIKR; encoded by the coding sequence ATGTCAGCGGATTACTTCCTCGATATCACAGCGGACGTCTGTCCGTTAACCTTTGTCCGGACCAAGTTGCGGATCGAGCGCATGGCCTCCGGGGAAACCCTGGAAGTCCGCTTGAATGCTGGGGAACCCTTGGAAAATGTGCCCAGATCGTTGATCGAGCTGGGCCACTCCGTACAGGGGCCGGAACCGGAAAACGCCAGTGCTTCGGAAGGGGTCCACCGGCTTTGGGTGATCAAGCGTTAA
- a CDS encoding MucR family transcriptional regulator, with the protein MNNGSPSNELLSLTTEIVAAHVSNNTVAVTDLPQLIEQVYRTLANVGVEPAPVVERPQPAVPIKKSVTPEYIICLEDGKKLKMLKRHLKTAYDMTPEEYRDRWQLPPDYPMVAPNYAKQRSRLAKQIGLGTRARRGAA; encoded by the coding sequence ATGAACAACGGATCCCCATCCAACGAGCTGTTGTCTCTGACGACAGAGATCGTGGCTGCTCATGTTTCCAACAATACAGTGGCCGTTACAGACCTGCCCCAACTGATCGAGCAGGTCTACAGGACCCTCGCCAATGTTGGCGTCGAGCCGGCGCCGGTCGTCGAGCGGCCGCAACCAGCGGTTCCGATCAAGAAGTCGGTTACTCCGGAATATATAATCTGTCTGGAGGACGGCAAGAAGCTCAAAATGCTGAAGCGGCATCTGAAAACCGCTTATGACATGACGCCGGAGGAATACCGCGACCGCTGGCAGCTGCCTCCCGACTATCCCATGGTCGCGCCGAACTACGCCAAGCAGCGGAGCAGGCTGGCCAAGCAGATCGGCCTCGGCACCCGCGCCCGGCGCGGCGCCGCCTGA
- a CDS encoding GNAT family N-acetyltransferase: MADLMIDQLVQGDLRSGNLEVRLAESSAEVDAAQALRYRVFYTEMAARPTAEMAARGRDFDGFDRVCDHLLVIDHNLGSGASGVVGTYRLIRRPAARSAGRFYSSDEYDISLLAGYPGEVLELGRSCVDAAYRSRPTMQLLWRGIAAYVFQYDIALMFGCASLPGTDPRKLALPLSFLHHNHLAPQGLRPVALPDRYTCMNLMEEHEIDMRAALNLLPPLIKGYLRLGGFVGDGAVIDEQFNTTDVCIVVKTDQVTDKYFKHYERRRDALAA, translated from the coding sequence ATGGCCGACCTCATGATCGATCAGCTTGTCCAGGGCGATCTGCGCTCCGGCAATCTGGAAGTCCGACTGGCCGAATCCTCGGCCGAGGTTGATGCAGCCCAGGCGCTGCGATACCGAGTGTTCTACACCGAGATGGCGGCCCGGCCGACCGCGGAAATGGCGGCTCGGGGCCGGGACTTCGACGGTTTCGACCGGGTCTGCGACCATCTCCTGGTCATCGACCACAACCTGGGCTCCGGTGCTTCCGGCGTGGTCGGAACCTACCGGCTGATCCGCCGTCCCGCCGCCCGGTCGGCCGGGCGGTTCTATTCCAGCGACGAATACGACATCTCGCTGCTCGCCGGCTATCCGGGGGAGGTCCTGGAGCTGGGGCGTTCCTGCGTCGATGCCGCCTACCGCTCCCGGCCGACCATGCAGCTCCTGTGGCGCGGCATCGCCGCCTACGTCTTCCAGTACGACATCGCGCTGATGTTCGGCTGCGCCAGCCTGCCGGGCACCGATCCGCGCAAGCTGGCCCTGCCGCTCTCGTTCCTGCACCACAACCACCTGGCCCCGCAGGGCCTGCGGCCGGTGGCCTTGCCGGACCGCTACACCTGCATGAACCTGATGGAGGAGCACGAGATCGACATGCGCGCGGCCCTCAACCTGCTGCCGCCGCTGATCAAGGGCTATCTCCGCCTGGGCGGCTTCGTCGGCGACGGCGCCGTGATCGACGAGCAGTTCAACACCACCGACGTTTGCATCGTGGTCAAGACGGACCAGGTCACGGACAAGTACTTCAAGCATTACGAACGGCGGCGAGACGCCCTGGCGGCATGA
- a CDS encoding lysophospholipid acyltransferase family protein, producing MKSARKSDDGMGSALLGVARLAVYGAFTVLLMPVQALLVWLRSPLRHRLPRAYHAACARILGLQVAVTGRPLLARPTLVVSNHSSYLDIIVLGSLIPGSFVAKTEVGGWPFFGLLAKLQQTVFVDRKARNAGTHRDDMRGRLEDGDILILFPEGTSSDGNRTLPFKTALFSVAALRVDGRPIQVQPVSVTAVKLDGIPLGRALRPFYAWYGDMELAGHVWRMVKLGRVTVQVEFHEPVDVEAFGSRKALAEHCWRVVAAGVDRAVSGRGAAAAPDRPPAGSTPGGPAVAGAPAE from the coding sequence ATGAAGTCGGCGCGCAAATCCGACGACGGCATGGGGTCGGCCCTGCTCGGCGTCGCGCGGCTGGCCGTCTACGGCGCCTTCACGGTTCTGCTGATGCCGGTGCAGGCCCTGCTGGTATGGCTGCGGTCTCCCCTGCGGCACAGGCTTCCCCGGGCCTACCACGCGGCCTGCGCGCGGATCCTGGGCCTTCAGGTCGCCGTGACCGGCCGGCCGCTCCTTGCCCGTCCCACGCTCGTCGTCTCCAACCATTCCTCGTACCTGGACATCATCGTCCTGGGCTCCCTCATCCCCGGCTCCTTCGTCGCCAAGACGGAAGTGGGGGGATGGCCTTTCTTCGGCCTCCTGGCCAAGCTCCAGCAGACGGTGTTCGTGGACCGCAAGGCGCGCAACGCCGGGACCCACCGCGACGACATGCGCGGCCGGCTGGAGGACGGCGACATCCTGATCCTGTTCCCCGAAGGCACCTCGTCCGACGGCAACCGGACCCTGCCGTTCAAAACAGCTTTGTTCAGCGTCGCTGCGCTTCGTGTGGATGGCCGTCCGATCCAGGTGCAGCCCGTCTCGGTCACCGCGGTCAAGCTGGACGGCATCCCCCTGGGGCGGGCGCTGCGGCCGTTCTACGCCTGGTACGGCGACATGGAGCTGGCCGGCCATGTCTGGCGGATGGTCAAGCTGGGCCGCGTGACGGTCCAGGTGGAATTCCACGAACCGGTCGACGTGGAGGCGTTCGGCAGCCGGAAGGCGCTGGCCGAGCATTGCTGGCGCGTGGTCGCCGCCGGGGTCGATCGCGCCGTATCGGGGCGGGGGGCCGCGGCGGCGCCGGACCGTCCGCCGGCGGGCTCTACCCCGGGCGGACCCGCGGTCGCGGGCGCCCCTGCCGAATGA